A section of the Streptococcus oriscaviae genome encodes:
- a CDS encoding RluA family pseudouridine synthase — MKITIPIPQAFPDLTVKEVLEDYFLIPRKIRHFLRTKKHVRVNGELINWQSPILAGDLLELTFDEEDYPEKSIPLGQADLVEELYQDEHLIIVNKPEGMKTHGNEPNEIALLNHVSSYVGQTCYVVHRLDMETSGAILFAKNPFILPILNRLLEDKVIYRDYLALCQGQLKMTDWTITDKIGRDRHDRRKRVVDNRKGQAALTEIRRLETTGKSSLVSCHLQTGRTHQIRVHLAHHGHAIIGDPLYSTISAPRLMLHAQKLSLTHPLTLEKISVEARSESFEREVKKTGFN, encoded by the coding sequence ATGAAAATTACCATTCCTATTCCCCAAGCCTTTCCAGACCTCACGGTCAAGGAGGTCTTGGAAGACTATTTCCTCATTCCGAGAAAAATCCGCCATTTCTTGCGCACCAAGAAACATGTCCGTGTCAACGGCGAGCTGATTAACTGGCAGAGTCCCATCTTGGCGGGTGACTTGCTAGAATTGACCTTTGACGAGGAAGATTACCCCGAAAAAAGCATTCCTCTGGGACAGGCGGACTTGGTGGAGGAACTCTATCAAGATGAGCATCTCATCATCGTCAATAAGCCCGAAGGCATGAAAACACACGGCAATGAACCGAACGAAATCGCTCTGCTCAACCATGTATCGAGCTACGTTGGTCAAACCTGCTATGTGGTCCACAGGCTCGATATGGAGACCAGCGGTGCCATTCTCTTTGCCAAAAATCCCTTTATCCTACCCATTCTCAATCGGCTCTTGGAAGACAAGGTTATCTACCGTGACTACCTAGCCCTCTGCCAAGGCCAGCTAAAAATGACAGACTGGACTATTACCGATAAGATTGGACGGGACCGGCATGACCGCAGAAAGCGAGTGGTGGACAATCGCAAGGGGCAAGCAGCTCTGACGGAGATTCGTCGCCTGGAAACGACCGGCAAAAGCAGTCTGGTCAGCTGCCACCTGCAAACCGGTCGAACCCACCAAATCCGTGTCCATTTAGCCCACCACGGCCATGCCATTATCGGCGATCCGCTTTATAGTACCATTTCCGCACCTCGCCTGATGCTTCATGCCCAAAAATTGAGCTTGACGCATCCCTTGACCTTAGAAAAAATCAGCGTGGAAGCACGATCGGAAAGTTTTGAAAGAGAAGTAAAAAAGACAGGTTTCAACTAA
- the pbp2a gene encoding penicillin-binding protein PBP2A, with translation MDDLQHQPIEVPEDFQAEYEGRPTRSRRGNRGQSDKPKKKSRIPEPIRKFWRRYQLTKILLIILGVGILTVGGYLFYLAKTANVGDLQQALKATTVIYDKDGNEAGTLSGQKGTYVELDAISDHLENAVIATEDRSFYKNSGINYLRTILAVLTLGKSGGGSTITQQLAKNAFLTQEQTISRKAREYFLALEINKKYSKEEILTMYLNNAYFGNGVWGVEDASLKYFGVSASQLTLEQAAMIVGLLKGPEIYNPYYSLENAVNRRDTVLQNMVNAGYIDQATADAGFQVDLASQLYDAYAGKQSNYSYPSYFDAVIAEAIDRYGLKESDIINNGYRIYTEMDQNSQASMQIIYNDETMFPQSIYDGTYAQSASVALDPTTGGVRALVGRINSSEDADFRSFNFATQSNRSPGSTIKPLVAYAPAVAAGWSINQELDNHTETYGDYTLHNYDYSTSESIPMYQALALSYNLPVASIVNTLGIDRAFEYGDKFGLDMSNVEKVLGVSIGSGVSTNPLQMAQAYSTFANGGVMKDAHLITRIETASGKVLVSHKESSSRVIDKSVADKMTSMMLGTYTNGTGVVADTANYYIAGKTGTTETSFDVNAVNDQWYIAYTPDLVISQWVGFETTDEQHYIDSSNYWKAPAVFQTVANSILPNTAGTQFTVENAYVQNGIVSIAEEDTSSEQATNQDQLNDITSRAQNLIEETKQNILDAQLPERAKTLWDTFISWFQ, from the coding sequence ATGGACGATTTACAACATCAACCGATTGAAGTTCCAGAAGATTTTCAAGCCGAATACGAGGGGCGCCCAACCCGCAGTCGTAGGGGAAATCGTGGACAGTCGGATAAGCCCAAGAAAAAATCTCGGATTCCAGAGCCCATTCGTAAGTTCTGGCGCCGCTACCAGCTGACCAAGATTTTGCTGATTATCTTGGGGGTCGGTATTTTGACGGTTGGGGGTTATCTCTTCTATCTAGCAAAGACAGCGAATGTCGGTGATTTGCAGCAGGCCCTTAAGGCAACGACCGTCATCTATGACAAAGACGGCAATGAGGCAGGTACCCTGTCTGGACAGAAGGGAACCTATGTGGAACTTGATGCGATTTCCGATCATCTGGAAAATGCCGTCATCGCCACTGAGGACAGGAGTTTTTACAAAAACTCAGGGATTAACTATTTGCGGACTATTCTGGCGGTTTTGACCCTTGGAAAATCAGGGGGCGGCTCCACCATTACCCAACAGTTGGCTAAAAATGCCTTCTTGACACAAGAACAGACCATCAGCCGCAAGGCCAGAGAATACTTTTTGGCACTTGAAATCAATAAGAAGTACAGCAAGGAAGAAATTCTAACCATGTACCTCAACAACGCCTATTTTGGAAACGGGGTCTGGGGTGTCGAAGACGCTAGCCTCAAGTATTTTGGTGTTTCTGCCAGTCAATTAACCCTAGAGCAAGCGGCCATGATTGTCGGATTGCTCAAGGGGCCTGAGATTTACAATCCCTACTATTCATTAGAAAATGCCGTCAACCGCAGGGACACAGTCCTGCAAAACATGGTCAACGCAGGCTATATTGATCAAGCCACTGCCGACGCCGGTTTTCAGGTAGATTTGGCTAGCCAGCTATACGATGCCTACGCAGGGAAACAGAGCAATTACAGTTATCCGTCCTATTTCGATGCTGTTATCGCAGAAGCCATTGACCGCTATGGCCTAAAGGAAAGCGACATCATCAACAATGGCTACCGCATCTACACCGAGATGGATCAAAATTCCCAGGCCAGTATGCAAATCATCTACAATGATGAAACCATGTTCCCGCAGTCCATCTATGACGGAACCTACGCCCAATCAGCCAGCGTAGCCCTTGATCCGACAACAGGTGGTGTCCGAGCGCTGGTTGGACGCATCAACAGTTCAGAAGATGCAGATTTCCGAAGTTTTAACTTTGCCACCCAGTCCAACCGTAGTCCGGGCTCGACCATCAAACCCCTAGTGGCCTACGCTCCAGCGGTAGCTGCGGGTTGGTCTATCAATCAGGAACTGGACAACCACACCGAAACCTACGGAGATTATACCCTCCACAACTACGATTACTCCACTTCCGAATCCATCCCTATGTATCAGGCCCTAGCTCTCTCCTACAACCTCCCGGTAGCCTCTATCGTCAATACACTGGGGATTGACCGCGCGTTTGAATATGGAGATAAGTTTGGTCTGGACATGAGCAATGTGGAAAAAGTGCTGGGTGTGTCCATCGGAAGCGGCGTGTCAACCAACCCTCTTCAAATGGCTCAAGCCTACTCGACCTTTGCAAATGGCGGCGTGATGAAAGACGCCCATCTGATTACCCGAATCGAAACAGCCAGCGGAAAAGTGTTGGTCAGCCACAAGGAAAGCAGTAGCCGTGTCATTGACAAGTCGGTTGCAGATAAGATGACCTCTATGATGCTAGGGACCTATACCAACGGTACAGGGGTTGTGGCAGATACAGCCAACTACTACATCGCAGGAAAAACCGGAACCACCGAAACCAGTTTCGATGTTAACGCCGTTAACGATCAATGGTACATCGCCTATACCCCAGATTTGGTGATTAGCCAGTGGGTCGGCTTTGAAACAACCGATGAACAGCATTATATTGACAGCTCCAACTATTGGAAGGCGCCAGCAGTCTTTCAAACGGTGGCCAATTCCATCCTGCCCAACACAGCAGGCACCCAGTTTACGGTAGAAAATGCCTATGTGCAAAACGGCATTGTTTCCATAGCAGAAGAGGATACCTCGTCTGAGCAAGCGA
- a CDS encoding NAD(P)/FAD-dependent oxidoreductase — protein MTHVYDITIIGGGPVGLFTAFYAHLRKAKVKLIDSLPQLGGQPAILYPEKAILDIPAFPSLTGQELTDNLLAQLAPFDTTVCLNETLTGIEQGDVITLTTNKGIHQTKALIIAMGGGAFKPRPLEIDGADNFENVRYHVANIQQYADQEIVVLGGGDSAVDWSLAFEDIAKKTSIVHRRDNFRALEHSVADLKNSSVAIHTPYVPKALVEENGRATHIELAKVKSEETLTLPFDQLFVNYGFKSSVGTLKEWGLDLHRHRILVNSKQETSLPGVYAVGDCCYYEGKVDLIATGLGEAPTAVNNAMNHINPDEKVQPKHSTSL, from the coding sequence ATGACGCACGTTTACGATATTACCATTATTGGGGGCGGGCCGGTCGGACTCTTTACCGCCTTTTATGCCCACCTCCGCAAAGCCAAGGTCAAACTCATCGACTCCCTGCCCCAGCTGGGCGGGCAGCCTGCTATTCTCTATCCTGAAAAGGCCATTTTAGACATCCCTGCCTTTCCAAGTTTGACCGGTCAGGAATTGACTGACAACCTGCTGGCTCAACTGGCCCCCTTTGATACCACTGTCTGTCTTAACGAAACCCTAACAGGTATCGAGCAGGGTGACGTGATAACCCTTACGACCAATAAGGGAATTCATCAGACCAAGGCTCTCATCATCGCCATGGGAGGAGGAGCCTTCAAGCCACGTCCGCTAGAAATTGATGGAGCAGACAACTTTGAGAATGTCCGTTACCATGTTGCCAATATCCAGCAGTATGCAGATCAGGAGATTGTGGTCTTGGGCGGCGGTGATTCTGCCGTAGACTGGTCCTTGGCCTTTGAAGACATTGCCAAAAAAACCAGCATTGTTCACCGCAGGGATAATTTCCGGGCTCTGGAACATAGCGTAGCTGACCTCAAAAATTCTAGCGTTGCCATCCATACTCCTTATGTGCCTAAGGCTTTGGTCGAAGAAAATGGCAGAGCAACCCATATTGAACTGGCCAAGGTCAAGAGCGAGGAAACCCTGACCTTGCCTTTTGATCAGCTCTTTGTCAATTATGGCTTTAAATCTTCTGTTGGAACCCTGAAAGAATGGGGGCTAGACCTCCACCGTCACCGCATCCTCGTCAATAGCAAACAAGAAACCTCCCTACCAGGTGTCTACGCGGTTGGGGACTGCTGCTACTACGAGGGCAAGGTGGATTTGATTGCGACTGGTTTAGGAGAGGCCCCAACAGCTGTCAACAATGCCATGAACCATATCAACCCAGATGAAAAAGTGCAACCAAAGCACTCAACCAGCCTATAA